GTTACTAGCCAACTGAAGACCAGAGGTTGCTAGGCCCCAAAGACCATTTGTTGAAGCCTACTTTTCTTCCCACAGGGTAGGATTTGGGTTCAAGGCACTGTTGTAATAGACTTTGCCATGATCTGCTCACTTGTAAATAATTTACAGTACAGCTTCACATAATGACCATTCAGGGCCAACTGAAGACATAAAccgtctcaatttttttttgctaaaagCACTAACACTAAAACTGGAGGAAGCAAGAAAAATTCCTGCAATTAATAAATAGTATATCTgaaaaaactgaaacaaattaCTGGTATGAGCTAGCCCTACTGAAGAATTTACTAATGTAGTTCACTTTTAAACCCAAGAAGTAACTACTTGAGTGTTGAGTGGGCCATAATAACGGACACATAGTGTCTCAAAACAATTTAATGTGGATCCTGGCTGAGCAGAATAAAATATGTAGAGCATTCTGCAGGCAGCAGTTTGGTTTGAAAGAAATGAGGTCTGGAACCCAAAAAATAGACTTGTCAACCCACTCAATGCTGACCTTTGAGACTTAGTTATCGGATCTTAGAATACAAAACAGAATGCTTTAGACATAAAGAACTGAAGGTCTATACTGTCTTCCATCCCAGCCTCTATAAATGCAAGCAGCAACTGCAGTTTTAGGTGGGAAAGGGAAATTGCCTTCCAAAAAATTCCATCAAAAAGAATTTGAATGAATGAcaatttttgtttagaaaatgcCATGGCCTACTGCCTTTTACTTACTTTTCTAATGTGAACCATTCATTTttttccatgaattccctttcaaGAACCAGACTTGTGACACACTTGGGTGACTCAGACCACCTAGCACTTAATCAATACCAATCCCAATCTTCATGAGCACAGCTGTAGTCTGACAAATTGAGCTCAAGGGCTTAGTGATTGAGATCTTTTTTCTGACTAAAGATTTAGTATGTGAACAGAGTTGTTTTTTATTTCTAAACTAGCCTTTTTTTAATATCCTGGAAGTACATATGATTGAGAGAGTTGGCTGATAATATACTGATGCTTAGCATAGAACGCTAAGTTTAGGCTAAGTTTTGAATTTGTTCACTTTCACAAAGGAAGTCAGAGCTGCACCTGTAACTTATTGCAGATGGACTAGGAATCTTTCATAAAAATGGAGCTCCAAACCCGATATTTCCCAGGTGGTGTCCTCCCGATTGCACACTTGTCACCAATGAACTGGTACAGGCTAGGGGCAAAGCAGTTCTGAACTATAAAAGGGTCAGTtcagtggctagtactgctgccttacagcaccaggaacctgggttcgattccacctttgagcgactatttgtgtggagttgcacactctccctgtgtctgcatgggtttcctcccacagtccaaagatatgcagtctagatggattggctatgctaaattgcccatagtgttcagggatgtgcataATAGGTGGGTTATAAttggctgggtctgggtgggatgctttgaggttcgcTGTGGAcatgttgccacactgtagggatgctatgactCTATAATCTATGATAACTTACGCAAAATTGCTCAATGCCAATGAATGATCTGATGCATTCCAAAAAAACACAGACCAATTGTTGGTTTGCATTGATTTAGCCAATTTTGGCAATGTAGTTTCCCAAACTGGCTACAGTCTCACAGCATGAGGAGTTAAGAAGAAAATAAGCCAATCCTTGTCCTTACTTCAGATAACTATCTTATGGCTCCTGTCACAAAGCATCATTTGTGCAGGCTGGAATTATGCTTGCTTCTGATGCCACCTGTTGTTAAATAACCTACAGACTAACACTGAAAATAAAGCCATTTTCATGACAAAATGGGCATAATAATCAAGCAAGTCACTAGTCAGAAAGTTACATTGAGACAATGGTTCTTTTCTTCCCCAGCCAAAATTTCAGGGGTGAGCCCACCACCACGGTCTGTGAAGCCCCAAATTGATTCCAAGATCATTGGCCATTAATTTGTTTATACTAGACTCCACCTCATCTGGGAGAAGGTTCCTGCATTTGAAAGTTGCCAACCCAATGAAGCAGCCAACAGATCTCCAGTTCCAGAAGCACCACTGAGCAATGGCCACTGCTGGAACTGCACACCACTCCCAGTGAAGTATATTGCTGGATAACAAAGTAAGGGTAGGTCTACTGGGAATAGTTTAAGAGGCTCTGATGAGCAAGTTAAGTACTGCTATTGGCAAAACAGAGGATAAGGTGTACTCTGGGGGTGAGATTGCCTGAATAGGAGTGGGGTTCAGTAGGTGTCTCGCCACATGACACAGGCATCCTAGACCCTTAACATGGCCACATGGTGGGCTATTCATACCTTCCCCAACATCTTATCAGAGCTGTGTTAGCAATAAACTTGTACCCCTTCATGCCACTCAACTATAATTTCCCATTCATCCTACATAACAACCTGCCCCTGGATGAGCAGAGTGAGGAAGGGAGTACTGAGCTTCCAGCCAGTATCTTTGAGACACTGGGTGAACACTGAAAAAGGAGAAAGTAGTACAGACAAGCAATGATAGGACAGGAATTCTCTTTACTAGCACAGGGTTGAGAATCATTTATCTATGATGGTTTTGGTTCTTGCCCTCAGGATCCAGTTATATCAGTTCAGAATACTGCCTGTcaagaagaaacatttttaacTTGTACCTTCTTGAGCTCTCTAATGTACTTTAAAACTTGCAAAAGAATGGAAATGACCAGTTTTGTGATGCATTAGCAATAAAAAGGAAACTAACATACAGATGGCAATGTCAACATACAAACATTTACAAATTCTCTTCAATTATTCAAGTGACAGGTCTCTCACTATAAACACTATAATACTCCAATATTAAAGTGCTGTATGTTGCTTGCCATAAGGAAAACATCCTTCTTCTGATGCTCTGTTCATAGAAAGTTCAGCTTCAGCAGTCAAATGTGATGCTCACGTAGGGCTGCTCCTTTTTACAGTCACTGGAGGCTTAGTCAAAGGGAAATTTCTGTCCTTCCTTTCTGCCTGTACAGTACAGTTCTACATATTTAAACATGCATGAGACTCTTTCCAGTTTGCAGATTGGAGCTTCAGTTAACCTTGAAAAATAGACAAAAAATTTCTTTGCCTTACACTCTCAATTTTCCTGGAAGGCCAACATCTCATAATAGGGTACAGTGCCATAGGCTTTCCATTGCCCTTTGTGAAGTAAAGTTCACATGAGCCCATTGTTGAACATCCTATCAATGTTAAATGGCAAAGAGGGTTTTAGCAGATCCATTCCTATTTTTATCCAATGTTAGCACAGCTGAAACGAAGGCTAATTATGACTCCAGTTACTGCTATGCAGATGGAAAGTGAAACCTGGTGCCCTCTTGGTCTAAGATAGTTGAGTATAAGTACTTGCTTTTATTTCCTTCCTCTGGAATCAACATAGCTCCATAGCATTGCACTCTTCATTCTCTACTGTCCAATCAGCCAAACAAAAAACTTCTCTGAAAATTATGCTGGATTAGTTTGGCTTAGTGTGAAGAGCAAAGAATATATAGCAAATGCTCTGAGAATTAGAGACAGGGGTTATATAGAAAGCACATTAACAGATGGACTGTGACCTTCACATTCGTTATTGAAGAGTTAGGAGCTGTTCGGTAACATGCATTAAGTCCAATTTTGCAATAGTACTGAAGCTATCAGATCAGCAATTCATCCAGTATCATAACCTTAACGTGACTTCCAATGCTAATGGATGTCTCCATCATGCCTACATCTAAATCAGGCTTGGTGCAGTGCAAAATATGTTCTTCGAAACAAGAAGAAATAAGATTAGGATCACAATATGATCAGATGAGTCTCGAGCAAATCTTCCGTCTAAACAAATAGAtgcaaatataaaatgttttattttacaacATTATATCTTAAGTGTCATAACCTTTGCTTTCTGATATAGGAAAAGCGAAATATGCTGCATACATTACACAGAAAAATGGAGATTCCTACTAAATTTTGGTTCCTTTCAAAAGTTCTTGCAGATATAAAACAATCATTTTAATGAAACTACAGTggttcccccccaacccccatgtGGCATCAAACTGTCTTATTCAATCTAAAAAATCTTTAATAAGATATTCTTTAAGGCTAGGATGATTTAAAACATCTATCCCTGATTCTTGAAGTTGCTGGAGTCTGGCTTCTGACTGACGTTTGTCTTTAGCTATTTTCCAGGACAATCTGATGTTGGAATGAAGTAAAGGTACCAGTAGTGGATGATTCTTCTGGTTGTCTATTGTCTGTAAGGCCTGCTCACAGTAGGCCTGGGCCTCTTCCAAGCGATCCAGTTCTTGGTAACAAAGTGAAATAGAAGCTTGAGTGAAAAGTAAGTGCTCAGCATCCCAGGACCCCAGCTTCTGTTGCAAGTGAAGAGCATTCATCAGTGTTTCTATAGCATCCTCACACATACCACCCCGCAATAATCCCTGACTTGCTTTTAAATCATGCAGATAAAAGAAGTCTAGGAATACTTTGGACCTGCAAATGTCTGTGATTGAGTGGATGTGCTGGAGATACTGTTCAAAAGCTCGGCTGCGTTTGGCTATGGTTTCGTGTGTGAAGTTTTTCCGGATGATCTTCTTTGGAAACACCACATTGCTCATCTCCTCCTTGAAATGTTTGTGGAGTTTCTCATTCAGTTTTGCAAAATCAGTGTAACGCCGAATAATCAATGCCTTGTGGTCATCGAAGCTGCCTGATTTTATAATATGTATGGTATAGGCCTGTGGGGAAAGGGAGAAGATCAGTTAACTGCCTTCCTTATAGGCATTTGTTGCAATTTTTAACAATGAATAATGGAAAGTTATAATATGTATAAACTGTATTTGCAATGACCCCAGTCCAAAACACATGGGCATTTTGGCCACTCATCATTGCTCTTGGTGACACTTTTTCTTCTAATTCTGAAATGCTGTAGTTTTATTTCACATTTGAGTGACATTAACACAACATCTACACTGACACTAAAGGAGCAGTGCTGAGTGTCACGTCTGCAGTTTCGTTGATGAGACAGTATGGAAGACAgattcaaccatgatcttgggtccATGTCATGCTGCATGTAACCCCACCAatctgttctgtatctgtaaaatctacCTTACTATCCTGCTTCAACACAGTCACTTCAATAACTTATGATCTCCCCACCTTAAATCAGTTTGCATGGTTTTAGAttgcttgttactttggttagaccctcggcatgcaATCCTTATGTTTTTCCATGTGTTTAGTTTGTCTCCAACAccaacttatttttaatttttttctaattatCTTTCTGTTTGAATTAATCATATTATAATTCATCCCCTTCATTCACTATTCAGCCGTTGACagtttactcacaccatctgacactttgaCCACCTGTAGAGACTTACTGTTCAATTTATCAACACTCCACTCTCACCATTTGtgcgatcttttgatctctctgcccagtGATCTCCCTGCCGATaaatcctgtgtctgtgtgcccttCTTCACATCACCTGATGAAGAGGCAGTGTttcaaaagcctgtgatttcaagtaaacacattggactataaccaggtgtcgtatgatttctgaccttttccatGCCAAATGTCCAATTTCAGATAAACATAAAATTATTGTTGCATTTGTTATCAGCAGGGAGTATCCGTTTACTACAAACAGGCAATCATTTGATGATAAATTCAAAAAGGGTGAGAAAATAATTACAGTCAGCCATAGAGACGTTAGTTTTACTTCTATCCGATATGAAATTGATGGTCAGGAATGACCAGAAATCTAGTGAACAGTAGAAGAAAACAATTCTTCTTGACCAAGTTCAGATTTAATTGAGGCAAGTGACAACCTAAATCAACTATAATAAATTCTACAATATTGTGGGCTTCCAAAAGACTTCATTGAAATAGGTTTCTAGTTCAGCTTAAAGAcaaatggctggaaaatggaaaataCCTGAGGTAATAGAAGATGCTGGTAGGGGCAATACTAATTGAGGTGTCCCAAAGATTCCTGTTGGAATTACCAGCACTTTTAAGCCACATCAGTGACCTGAATTCAGAAACTTGGGGCTGAATTTTAGTAGCTGAACTGTGATCCCAACATCAGGGTGAAAATTTAAATCACGCTTGCCAACAGCAGAACCACTCAGCAATTTTACCCCAAGCGCCCTCCTAATTGGCTGCCCCATCGTGGGCGGACAGCTCTAAATCTTCAACAGTGCCGATAGGTGAGGTCATTGTCACTGAGGAATGTATGAAACATTGGGTTTACATTCAGGGAAGCCAGAATTTCTTTTATACGTGTACACAGCCATAAACATAAAGGGAAATCACTCCAGGGATATCCAAAGGCGGCCACAGGAACTGAACTCCCTGGTCATGGTATTGTCATTGGCTCAAACTACTGCTGGGAGTGCACCTCTCCCTAACTGGAATTTGCCCCATCGTTACAGGTGCCACTTTAAATAACCATGAATTAAAGAAATCAGCTAGTGCTTTCTCCAAGTTGAACCCATCTCGATGTTTCCACGAAGTGCTGTCCCAacatggctaagcacttaagaaacactgtaatgtttgaactttcaACCTTATGCCTGTGTTttctatttaaaacagagaaggtCTGCAGTGTGTATCCTTTAACATTATTACATATGGTTTATGCTTTACTATAattatgtttaatttttaaactttttttctaCCTCGTTCTTAAGATTCTGTAATTCGGTActtatacctaagatggtgccttgTGCGGTGACTtaatacacttttcactgtactcctgtacttgaatacatgtgacagtcaaatcaaatcaaatatcagTGAGCCAATCTGACCTGGCTCCCTTCACTGGAGGGGATCCCCAATGAGGATTAAtccaatttgcagatgatgccaaccTAAGGAGGGGCATTGCAATAGCAGGATATAATTAGTCAAAGTATAAACAAAACGCTGAAAGGAAAATTGTTGTGAAATGGGGAATGTGTTCAAATAGTCGAGGATCAGATTGAAAAGAGACTTAGGAATCTTAGTGGGCTCAACCTCTGTAGAGTGGTTATTAACAAAGGCAACATAACCCTAAACTGCACAGTCAAAAATATGAAAATCGTGAGAAATTTTAATTGGAATGTACAGCTGGAGCACAGAGATTACCATCCTGAATTCTGCTAAAGAGAGGACGTTCAACAACTGAATACAGTGCAGGAAAAAGCCACATGGACAGTTTATTAGCGTAGCTATGGACACAACGTATTGCAGCCTGTTCCTTTCTGTGAATTAAAAACCCATCGTAAGGTAAATTTTAAACTTAAAAGTTACACACTGGGAACATTTAAAATTTGGAGAGAAATTGCAAAGAAGAGTTCAGAATGTGCAATATCCTAACAGTATGAATATAGTTTGCACTTCTATGAATTATCAAAGTAAGAATATATTTTacagtgaaagagaaacaggaggagtaggccattcagcctttgatcctgctccaccatttaatgtaTTTGCAGCTGATCATCTAACCCAGTACCCTGTTCTCGCTTTGTCCCTGTACTCTGACCCTCTTAGCCCTAATAACTACTTAACaccttcttggaaacattcaatattttggcctcaaccactttctgtggcagacaattccacagcctcaccactctctggattatgaaatgtctcctcatctcgaTCCAAAACGGCCTCCTTAGACTATGACTCACTGGTAATCAGGAATACCTTTGCTGCATTTAccatgtctagtcctgttagaatttaacAGTTTAAATGAGATTctgctcatttttctaaacttcagtgaatatagtcGTAAACAATTCATTTTCTCTTTCTACGTCAGTCGTGCTATCCCAGGATCCATCTGGTAAactttcattgcactccctccaaaaCAAGAATATTCTTCTTCAGagaaggaggccaaaactgtacaatGGCTGCAAATGTCCCTGTTCTTGTACTTGAATGTTTTCACTATGAAGACAAACATACCTTGTGCCTACATCACCATCTGCTGCGCTGCACGCTGACTTTCAGGAACATTCAAGTCTTGTTGCATTTACCCCTTTTCCAGTCTATCACTGTTCGGATCagaatctgccttcctgttattgctaccaaaatgaatcatgtCTCAATTATTCACACGATACTTCACCTGCATTTGTCCAGTCACTCATTTTTTCCCCAAATTACATTGaggcatctctgcatcctcctcacaatttaccctcccacccaacattacatcatctgcaaacttggaaatataatgttTAGTTCCCTCAAAATTGTTAAcattattgtgaatagctgggatccaagCACTGAGCACTGCGTGGTACCAGCAGTCATAGAATCTTACAAGACAGAAAGATGCTATTTGGCCCACTGAACCCAtggcaaccctccaaagagcatccaaatTCAAACCCCTCTaaactatccccataaccccacaattaccatggctaatccacttaacctacacactCCTAGCCACTGTAGGACAACTTAGCATGGTGaatccaacctaacctgcacatctttggactgagacagaactggagcacccgaaggaaacccagacagacacggTGACCACATGCAAACTCCAAAGGCTGAAACTGATTCCTGATCCCTGGCACCataatgcagcagtgctaaccactgagccattgtgccaccctggTGGTCACTGGCTGCTGACCAGGAGAAGATTTGTTTatttctactctttgttttctgtctatTAACTGATACTGATTCTAGTCTTTCACCATTAAGAAGATATTCTCATCTGTTTTCTGGTCTCAACTTAAACTTTATTGGAGACCATTTGTTAGAATTTTGTTCACCcgtttgttacctcttcaaaaaaaaatcaatcaggtTCTTCAGGCATGACCCACCCTTTACAATCATAGGCTAGTTCTATTACTAAGCAGCTAAAAATTTCATGTGTTCAGTCATTCTATTGTTAATAATAGACATGAGTAATTTCTCCACAGCAGAGGTTAGACTAAATGTCTTGTAATCTCCTGGTTTCTCTATAACCTTTCAGTAGCTGAATAGCATTTGCAATGTCCTGCTTCAAAGGAAGAGCTTCTGAATGATGAGAAATTTGGAGAATTGTAATTAGGGCAGTTCCAATGgttaaattttcttttaaaatataatgAGAAGCAAAGAATCAGTATGATGATTTGTCACTCTTTACTATTTTCTCCATTGCTATTATTTTGCTTATGTGAATTATGGTGAGTCCTTGTCTCTGATACAAAATTAGTTTTATTGGATGAAACGGCAAATCCTCGTCATCTACCATAATTCACCAACATGCCATCCCTTCCTTACTTGAAGTAGGAAACATCATTACTGTCAGCTTAAATAATGCTCTTGACTTTTCCCCTAATAATACTTCAGAATAATTGTATTGATTTTGATATCCCTTGCACATTTCTTTGCAAGCTCTTCTTTGGAGCACTTACTGTCTGTTTTGTTGTCCTTTGCTGTTCTTTGTGCACTTTTTACCACAGCTTACACAATCTTCTATATTATTGCCTGTTTTCTTGAAATATCTGTTCTGCTatatttcttctttattcatccatggcaGTTTTACTTTGCCAAGTAAAGCTTTTGTCCATTAAAAGGTATAAACTGTTTTTGTAGCATGTTCAAATCTTTCCTGAGCACTTCTCACTGATCTGGCATTTCATCTATTAATAGATTTCTCTCATTCACTAATAATAGCCACTGTCTCACCCTGTTGTTGAGACAACTATAATTGAGAATCATAGTGCCCTGATAACGAGAACTACCAGCTTTCATCCTAATTAAACCATACAGCGTGAATCAATTAAAGTAACATTAGATTGCTGCTGCCTGTCATTTCTATCTCTGCTTTAATTAACAAATTTAACTTTGTCAGAAATTGCAAGAAGCTGTCTGTATTTTTAAAGGGAAGGTTAAATTGATACAGGATTACACCATGTGTCATTTGTGACCCAAACAATTAATACTATTGCCTAGATCTTTGAggaacatggacaaaaaaaatgctttggcaCAGGAGACTGCTTAGATAATGACTTGCACTTAATATATAATTACAGAGTACAAGTAACTGTAGCATTCTATGACTTAAAAGAATCTTTACTATAATCCAACTCAAAGATTAATAGGATACATGGAAATATGGTAACTGACACATTCCTCCTTCTGCTGATACTCTTTAAAGACATAATTATACATTGTTTTAAAAACTCCAGTCATTCATAAGGTACATATATTCggaattttaaaaaggaataaaATGGATTCCCAAAAACTGCttaaatttttaattaaatttttaaTCTATGACCAATATATTTCACAGTTTAGGAACATTAGTCAATGAAAAGGTGTAAATACAATTATCTTTCAGTTTTCACCAACAAAAAAGAAAAGCACCTGAATAAAGTTTGATGAGTTTAGATGTTCCATCAAAAAAATACTTTCATAAAAGTAAAACCTTCTCTCAAGTATGTTTGTGCGAGAAAGGTGGAAGAcgagaaacaaaagcaaatgcacttcattttaaaaaaaatcattcaccgGATGAGGACTTTGCTGGTTAGACTattatttgttgcccatccc
Above is a window of Stegostoma tigrinum isolate sSteTig4 chromosome 19, sSteTig4.hap1, whole genome shotgun sequence DNA encoding:
- the snx21 gene encoding sorting nexin-21 codes for the protein MASKILHKFRRKVKKHNTTEETAEDFPERSELDDDDTEGLSARLSGTLSFGDVGVPDEDCTQTAAANSDSDFTQSFESGGIEYTESLWGEVKHCNVLTKQLQESWKKSKGNYIVEKLIFEVTSANVVQDSSSKYVAYTIHIIKSGSFDDHKALIIRRYTDFAKLNEKLHKHFKEEMSNVVFPKKIIRKNFTHETIAKRSRAFEQYLQHIHSITDICRSKVFLDFFYLHDLKASQGLLRGGMCEDAIETLMNALHLQQKLGSWDAEHLLFTQASISLCYQELDRLEEAQAYCEQALQTIDNQKNHPLLVPLLHSNIRLSWKIAKDKRQSEARLQQLQESGIDVLNHPSLKEYLIKDFLD